In Aquimarina spinulae, a single window of DNA contains:
- a CDS encoding 5-(carboxyamino)imidazole ribonucleotide synthase, with product MTNFFSSNFKLGILGGGQLGKMMLYDTRKYDIQTYVLDPSQDAPCKIACDHFQQGNLMDYETVYNFGKKVDVLTFEIETVNLEALVQLEKEGKKVYPSSKTLEKIQNKGKQKLFYEENKIPTAEFTRFSNKAHLTEGITNNRIKLPFVWKSTQGGYDGKGVSIVRSGADLAKLPDTECIAEHLVDFKNELAVIVVRNPSGEIKTYPVVEMEFHPEANQVEYVICPARIDSKIAQKAVKIAEKVSKAFEHVGVLAVEMFQTQEDEILVNEVAPRPHNSGHYSIEASYTNQFEQHIRAILDLPLGATESKVGGIMVNLVGQEGYTGDVIYKNIEEIMKMKGVTPHIYGKKQTRPYRKMGHVTIVHENIDEARKIAEKVKNTIQVIS from the coding sequence ATGACAAATTTTTTCTCATCAAACTTTAAGTTAGGAATACTAGGAGGAGGTCAGCTAGGTAAGATGATGCTTTATGACACCCGAAAATATGACATCCAAACATATGTCCTCGATCCAAGTCAAGATGCTCCTTGCAAAATTGCATGCGATCATTTTCAACAAGGTAATTTGATGGATTATGAGACTGTATATAATTTTGGAAAAAAGGTAGATGTACTCACTTTTGAAATTGAAACTGTAAATCTAGAAGCTTTAGTTCAGCTAGAGAAAGAAGGTAAGAAAGTCTATCCAAGTTCAAAAACTCTGGAAAAAATACAAAACAAAGGGAAACAAAAGCTTTTTTACGAGGAAAACAAAATTCCTACTGCTGAGTTTACCCGATTTTCTAATAAGGCTCACCTTACCGAAGGAATTACCAATAATAGAATCAAACTTCCATTTGTCTGGAAAAGTACGCAAGGAGGATATGATGGCAAAGGTGTTTCGATTGTTAGATCCGGAGCAGACTTAGCAAAACTTCCTGATACAGAATGTATTGCAGAACATTTAGTTGATTTCAAAAATGAATTAGCTGTAATTGTTGTTCGCAATCCTAGTGGAGAAATCAAAACCTATCCTGTGGTAGAGATGGAGTTTCATCCAGAGGCCAACCAGGTAGAATATGTGATTTGCCCAGCCAGAATTGATTCTAAAATTGCGCAAAAAGCAGTAAAAATTGCCGAGAAAGTGTCTAAAGCTTTTGAGCATGTAGGAGTACTGGCTGTAGAAATGTTTCAAACACAAGAGGATGAGATTCTTGTAAATGAAGTTGCTCCAAGACCACATAATAGTGGACATTATAGCATCGAAGCCAGCTATACTAATCAATTTGAACAACACATAAGAGCTATCCTAGATTTGCCTTTGGGAGCTACAGAAAGTAAAGTAGGTGGTATTATGGTCAATCTGGTAGGTCAAGAAGGGTACACAGGAGATGTTATTTATAAAAATATAGAAGAAATCATGAAAATGAAGGGTGTTACTCCTCATATTTATGGTAAAAAACAAACACGTCCTTATAGAAAAATGGGGCATGTTACTATAGTTCATGAAAACATAGATGAAGCTCGAAAAATAGCTGAAAAAGTAAAAAACACAATACAAGTAATTAGCTAA
- the purE gene encoding 5-(carboxyamino)imidazole ribonucleotide mutase yields the protein MSKVGIIMGSTSDMPVMEKAIEVLQGFDIEVEVDIVSAHRTPEKLFDYAKNAHTRGIQVIVAGAGGAAHLPGMVASLSPLPVIGVPVKSRNSIDGWDSVLSILQMPGGVPVATVALDGALNAGILAAQIIGASDTCVLDKILIYKEGLKQKVIEGAKQIKK from the coding sequence ATGAGCAAGGTGGGAATAATAATGGGTAGTACTAGTGATATGCCTGTAATGGAAAAAGCTATCGAAGTATTACAAGGTTTTGATATCGAAGTCGAAGTAGATATTGTTTCGGCACATCGTACCCCAGAAAAATTATTTGATTATGCCAAAAATGCCCATACCAGAGGCATACAAGTTATTGTAGCTGGTGCTGGTGGCGCTGCTCATCTTCCTGGGATGGTGGCTTCATTATCTCCCCTACCAGTGATTGGCGTTCCTGTTAAATCACGTAATTCTATCGATGGATGGGATTCTGTTTTATCAATTTTGCAAATGCCCGGTGGAGTTCCTGTAGCTACTGTAGCTTTAGATGGCGCACTCAATGCTGGTATTTTGGCAGCACAAATTATAGGTGCAAGTGATACATGTGTTTTAGATAAAATCTTAATCTATAAAGAAGGATTAAAGCAAAAAGTAATCGAAGGTGCTAAGCAGATAAAAAAATAA
- a CDS encoding M3 family metallopeptidase — protein MNNPLLKPFDAAPFSEIKSDHFLPAIKNGISIAKKQVDTIVSNSKPPSFSNTIEALEYCGELLDRVTSVFFNLNSAETNEEIQKIAQEASPLLSEFSNDIALNLDLFKRIEVVYTQKESLDLNPEQSRLLEKRYKSFSRNGANLPDEKKEKLREVDKELSTLSLKFGENILAETNKFEMLLADESDLTGLPEGAKEAAKSMAEAKGKKGWLITLDYPSYIPFITYADNRELRKKLALAFGSKGFHNDDLDNQEIVLKIANLRHQRALLLGYSSHANYILEERMAETPDTVFSFLNEILEKAKPAAEREFEQLQSYAKELDEIDQLQKWDGAYYSEKLKQKLFDLDDEKLKPYFKLENVIDGVFTVAYKLFGLQFKEINDVDTYHEEVKTYRVTDTEGNFVSLFYADFHPRPGKRNGAWMTSYKSQMRKNEENIRPHVSIVCNFTKPTPSKPSLLTFNEVTTLFHEFGHALHGMLANTTYPGLSGTSVYWDFVELPSQVMENWCYEKEALELFAKHYETGEVIPMELVEKIKESATFMEGMATLRQLSFGLLDMSWHAQDPSNIKDVKTHEKTTFSATSLYPNVEENCMSTAFSHIFQGGYSAGYYSYKWAEVLDADAFEYFKENGIFNREIATKFKDHVLSKGGTENPMTLYKRFRGKEPKPEALLKRAGLIK, from the coding sequence ATGAACAATCCACTATTAAAACCATTTGATGCTGCACCATTTTCAGAAATAAAGTCAGATCATTTTTTACCGGCTATAAAAAACGGCATTTCTATTGCCAAAAAACAAGTTGATACAATAGTTTCTAATTCCAAACCACCTTCATTTTCTAATACTATAGAGGCATTAGAATATTGCGGAGAACTACTGGATAGAGTTACCAGTGTCTTTTTTAATTTAAATAGTGCCGAAACTAATGAGGAAATTCAAAAAATAGCACAAGAAGCCTCTCCTTTACTTTCTGAATTTAGTAATGACATAGCACTTAATCTCGACTTGTTTAAGAGAATCGAAGTAGTGTATACACAAAAAGAATCATTAGATCTTAATCCAGAACAGTCCAGACTTCTTGAAAAAAGATACAAATCATTCTCGAGAAATGGAGCCAATCTTCCTGATGAAAAAAAAGAAAAGCTAAGAGAGGTTGATAAAGAGCTTTCTACACTAAGCCTAAAGTTTGGCGAAAACATCTTGGCCGAGACTAATAAATTTGAGATGTTGCTTGCCGACGAATCTGATCTAACTGGTTTACCAGAAGGAGCTAAGGAAGCAGCTAAATCTATGGCAGAAGCAAAAGGTAAAAAAGGGTGGTTAATCACCCTGGACTACCCAAGCTATATTCCTTTTATTACTTATGCCGATAATCGAGAGTTGCGCAAAAAACTAGCTCTTGCTTTTGGATCCAAGGGATTTCACAACGATGACCTTGACAACCAGGAAATCGTTTTAAAAATTGCAAATCTTAGGCATCAACGTGCTCTTCTTTTAGGATACTCCTCTCATGCCAATTATATCTTGGAAGAACGAATGGCAGAAACTCCTGATACTGTATTTTCTTTTCTAAATGAAATTTTGGAGAAAGCCAAACCTGCTGCAGAAAGAGAATTTGAACAATTACAGTCTTATGCAAAAGAATTAGATGAAATTGATCAATTGCAAAAATGGGACGGAGCTTACTATTCTGAAAAACTAAAACAAAAGCTCTTTGATCTTGATGATGAAAAACTGAAACCTTATTTCAAGCTAGAAAATGTAATCGACGGAGTCTTTACTGTAGCTTATAAACTGTTTGGGCTTCAATTTAAAGAAATCAATGATGTAGATACATATCACGAAGAGGTAAAAACGTATCGTGTTACAGATACTGAAGGTAATTTTGTCTCACTGTTTTATGCCGATTTTCATCCCAGACCAGGGAAACGTAATGGAGCATGGATGACATCCTATAAATCACAAATGAGGAAAAATGAGGAAAATATAAGGCCACATGTTTCTATTGTTTGCAACTTCACCAAACCTACTCCTAGTAAACCATCTTTATTAACGTTTAATGAAGTAACAACACTATTTCATGAATTTGGGCATGCATTACATGGTATGCTAGCCAATACCACCTATCCCGGTTTGTCGGGAACTAGTGTATACTGGGATTTTGTAGAATTACCTAGCCAGGTCATGGAAAACTGGTGTTATGAAAAAGAAGCTTTAGAGCTTTTTGCAAAACACTACGAAACAGGTGAAGTAATCCCAATGGAGTTGGTCGAAAAGATTAAAGAATCTGCAACCTTTATGGAAGGTATGGCTACACTGCGTCAATTGAGTTTTGGACTACTTGACATGTCATGGCATGCACAAGATCCAAGCAATATAAAAGATGTAAAAACACATGAGAAAACTACTTTTTCGGCAACTTCTCTATACCCAAATGTAGAAGAAAACTGTATGAGTACAGCTTTTTCGCATATTTTTCAAGGAGGGTATTCTGCAGGGTATTATTCTTATAAATGGGCAGAAGTATTAGATGCAGATGCTTTTGAATATTTTAAAGAAAATGGAATTTTTAATCGTGAAATCGCTACCAAGTTTAAAGATCATGTGTTATCTAAAGGAGGTACAGAAAACCCTATGACTCTTTATAAGCGTTTTAGAGGGAAAGAACCTAAACCTGAAGCGTTATTAAAACGAGCAGGATTAATTAAATAA
- a CDS encoding M20/M25/M40 family metallo-hydrolase, translated as MRKLNLFFLAVSLSVLTSCIYAQERSKMFHATMDTQDALKLKKNHPNDVKIIKSVNEYSAVMLNEHSAEELHHTGLRHGPGYFYETSEKAAIEAIVKANSIQKSKNQSLTKAAVAFEITQDQLVNQSLGLVNNTNIDRQIKELENYGTRYHTKASAKRASTDLKAKWEGLAGNRSDVSVRLVNHSGSQMPSVIMTITGTEKPNEYVVLGGHLDSTSPSNQNNAPGADDNASGIATITEVARVLFSMNYKPKRTVEFMAFAAEEIGLVGSKEIARDYKNRNVNIVSYVQLDMTNYKGSTNDIFITTDSYNSTSLNNFLTRLMDHYNASGTHKITYGTSACNYGCSDHHSFAQQGYETAFPIEAKFRESNPKIHTSGDTSSNFPTANATHAAKFAKLALEYLIEVSNAGGGTPPTGYCASNGQKTSDEYIGKVALGTINKTSTAGSGGYSDFTAETTNLSKGTSHTITVTPTWVGSTYDEGYAVWIDYNQDKDFADSGELVWSKTASKTTPVSGSFTVPASAKNGSTRMRVSMKYNAIPTACESFEYGEVEDYTVVIGGSGGGDTQAPSTPAGLSSSNVAQTTLTLSWTSSTDNVGVTGYDVYKGNTVETSVSGTTASITGLTASTAYTFSVKAKDAAGNVSAASNVINVTTTGGSSDPCAGVAPYNSSTNYQPGDRVTYQGNLYERTNNNGWTHIGPCGGLFARSSAVDLLSDDSLSFDFYPNPVTESHIEITVNNELWKSGSVLVVDVKGNIVREIRLKNKVTQVNTSKFSTGVYFLTLFNGSKSATKQMIIK; from the coding sequence ATGAGAAAACTAAATCTATTTTTTTTAGCGGTATCGCTAAGCGTATTAACGTCATGTATTTATGCGCAGGAACGATCAAAAATGTTTCATGCGACGATGGATACTCAGGACGCATTGAAACTAAAAAAGAATCATCCAAATGATGTAAAAATTATTAAGTCGGTTAACGAATATAGTGCCGTAATGTTGAATGAACATTCGGCAGAAGAACTACATCACACAGGATTAAGGCATGGGCCAGGGTATTTTTACGAAACTTCAGAAAAAGCTGCTATAGAAGCAATAGTAAAAGCTAATTCAATTCAAAAATCAAAAAATCAATCCTTAACAAAAGCAGCAGTTGCTTTTGAGATTACTCAGGATCAATTAGTAAATCAAAGTTTAGGGTTGGTAAATAACACTAATATTGATAGACAAATTAAAGAACTTGAAAATTATGGTACCCGGTATCATACTAAAGCTAGTGCAAAAAGAGCTTCTACAGATTTAAAAGCAAAATGGGAAGGACTTGCCGGTAATCGTAGTGATGTATCGGTTAGACTTGTAAATCATTCTGGTTCCCAAATGCCGTCTGTTATTATGACGATTACCGGTACAGAAAAACCAAATGAATATGTGGTTTTAGGAGGACATTTGGATTCGACATCACCGAGTAATCAAAATAATGCCCCGGGAGCAGATGATAATGCTTCTGGTATTGCAACGATAACTGAAGTTGCCAGAGTGTTGTTTAGTATGAATTACAAGCCAAAAAGAACGGTAGAGTTTATGGCATTTGCTGCAGAAGAAATCGGTTTGGTTGGGTCTAAAGAAATAGCAAGAGATTATAAGAATCGTAATGTAAATATAGTGAGTTATGTACAATTGGATATGACCAATTATAAAGGGTCTACAAATGATATTTTTATTACAACCGATTCATATAATAGTACTTCTTTAAATAACTTTTTAACTAGATTAATGGATCATTATAATGCTTCAGGAACACATAAAATTACATATGGTACTTCTGCTTGTAACTATGGATGTTCTGATCACCATAGTTTTGCACAACAAGGATATGAAACAGCATTTCCTATTGAAGCTAAATTTAGAGAAAGTAACCCTAAGATTCATACTTCTGGAGATACATCATCTAACTTTCCTACTGCGAATGCAACACATGCTGCCAAATTTGCAAAATTAGCTTTAGAATATCTTATAGAAGTTTCTAATGCGGGTGGAGGAACCCCCCCAACAGGTTATTGTGCCTCTAATGGGCAAAAAACATCGGATGAATATATTGGTAAAGTTGCTTTAGGAACAATAAATAAAACCTCTACCGCAGGAAGCGGGGGCTATAGTGATTTTACAGCAGAAACTACTAACCTCTCTAAAGGAACATCTCATACCATTACAGTGACACCGACATGGGTGGGAAGTACATATGATGAAGGGTATGCAGTATGGATTGATTATAATCAAGATAAAGATTTTGCCGATTCTGGAGAGTTAGTTTGGAGCAAAACAGCTTCAAAAACAACACCAGTAAGTGGTAGCTTTACCGTACCCGCTAGTGCAAAAAATGGAAGCACAAGAATGAGAGTTTCTATGAAATATAATGCGATTCCTACTGCTTGTGAGTCTTTTGAATATGGAGAAGTAGAAGACTATACTGTTGTTATCGGAGGATCTGGCGGGGGAGATACTCAGGCGCCTTCTACTCCGGCAGGATTATCCTCATCAAATGTAGCACAAACTACTTTAACACTATCATGGACATCTTCTACAGATAATGTAGGTGTGACCGGATATGATGTGTATAAAGGAAATACGGTTGAAACTTCTGTTTCTGGAACCACAGCTAGTATCACAGGGTTAACAGCTAGTACCGCCTATACATTTAGTGTAAAAGCAAAAGATGCTGCAGGTAATGTATCTGCTGCAAGTAATGTGATAAATGTAACTACCACAGGAGGAAGCAGTGATCCTTGTGCTGGTGTTGCACCGTATAACTCTTCTACAAATTACCAACCTGGAGATCGAGTAACGTATCAAGGTAATCTTTATGAAAGAACTAATAATAATGGTTGGACACATATCGGACCTTGTGGAGGTCTTTTTGCAAGAAGTTCTGCTGTCGATTTATTATCTGATGATAGCTTGTCTTTTGATTTTTACCCTAATCCTGTAACAGAAAGTCATATAGAGATTACTGTTAATAATGAATTATGGAAATCAGGAAGTGTGTTGGTTGTAGATGTAAAAGGAAATATTGTACGAGAGATTAGGCTTAAAAATAAAGTTACTCAAGTCAATACTTCCAAATTTTCTACAGGAGTATACTTTTTGACACTTTTTAATGGATCAAAAAGTGCTACAAAACAGATGATTATAAAATAG
- a CDS encoding GbsR/MarR family transcriptional regulator has product MNYDEAKNKFISTWGSLGTLWGINKAMAQIHALLLISPEPLSMEDIMEQLQISRGNTSMNLRQLMDWGIVFKENKMGERKEYFTSEKDVQELARQIAKERSRRELQPTIKILKDVSNIDEDGTAKTKELIKQTKALHEMADTLDVLMNRVIGQDHNWITKALVKLIK; this is encoded by the coding sequence ATGAATTATGATGAAGCAAAAAATAAGTTTATTTCTACCTGGGGATCTTTAGGAACCTTATGGGGCATCAATAAAGCAATGGCACAGATCCATGCTTTATTATTAATATCTCCAGAACCTCTTTCTATGGAAGATATTATGGAACAATTACAAATCTCTAGAGGCAACACCAGTATGAATTTACGACAATTGATGGATTGGGGTATTGTTTTTAAAGAGAATAAAATGGGAGAACGAAAAGAATATTTCACTTCAGAGAAGGATGTACAAGAACTGGCAAGACAAATCGCCAAAGAAAGAAGTAGAAGAGAGTTACAACCGACTATTAAAATCTTAAAAGATGTTTCGAACATTGATGAAGATGGAACCGCAAAAACCAAAGAATTAATAAAACAAACTAAAGCACTACATGAAATGGCTGATACATTAGATGTTTTAATGAATAGAGTTATTGGTCAGGATCATAACTGGATCACAAAAGCATTGGTGAAATTAATTAAATAA
- a CDS encoding SAM-dependent methyltransferase: MSTLTILHKLRLKKSTTKEKIIRFYDEATEDYEFWSTDFNMHFGYYTPFKTSILKRDSMLNEMNQQVFDRLQVPKQNSLVADLGCGIGGAIQYGLRKYPLLHIIGVTLSSFQVREGNKRLQHKNGLILEENYCHTSFKTNSVNGAYAIESFCHSGHSKEALQEAYRILKPGSKLVIADAFLKINKEQLCIGGNYCYEQLCKGWSLEGLGSIKKIEQTLKHIGFRNVNIEDVSFRVAPSVLHVPFAITGFMFKKLCRKETLKPQSWKNLKGSLFALLSGLHIKSFGYYLITAEK; this comes from the coding sequence ATGAGTACACTTACCATATTGCACAAACTAAGGCTTAAAAAATCTACTACAAAAGAAAAAATAATCAGGTTTTATGATGAAGCAACAGAAGATTATGAGTTCTGGAGTACCGATTTCAATATGCATTTTGGATACTATACTCCTTTTAAAACCAGTATTCTAAAAAGAGATTCAATGCTTAACGAAATGAATCAGCAGGTTTTTGATCGCTTACAGGTTCCTAAACAAAATTCACTTGTAGCAGACCTGGGATGTGGTATTGGTGGCGCTATACAGTATGGATTAAGAAAATATCCTCTACTGCATATCATTGGTGTAACACTTTCTTCTTTTCAGGTGAGAGAGGGAAATAAAAGGTTACAACATAAGAATGGGTTGATCTTAGAAGAAAACTATTGCCATACATCTTTCAAAACCAATAGTGTAAATGGAGCTTATGCTATAGAAAGTTTTTGTCATTCTGGGCATAGTAAAGAGGCTTTACAAGAAGCATACAGAATACTAAAGCCAGGCTCTAAATTAGTGATAGCCGATGCGTTCTTAAAAATAAATAAAGAGCAATTATGTATCGGTGGTAATTATTGCTACGAACAACTTTGCAAAGGATGGAGTCTAGAAGGTTTGGGAAGTATTAAAAAAATAGAACAGACATTAAAACATATAGGTTTTAGGAATGTAAATATCGAAGATGTATCATTTAGAGTTGCTCCTTCTGTTCTACATGTTCCTTTTGCAATTACAGGATTTATGTTTAAAAAACTATGTAGAAAAGAAACTCTAAAACCACAAAGTTGGAAAAACTTAAAAGGATCACTATTCGCACTACTTTCTGGTCTACATATCAAAAGTTTTGGATATTATTTAATCACCGCAGAAAAATGA
- a CDS encoding TIGR01777 family oxidoreductase — protein MKKIVIAAGTGFLGKVLVAYFKTKAESIIILTRGKSRTENNVQFIHWNAKTSGDWIHELENAEIVINLAGKSVDCRYTQKNKDLILNSRVTSTSILGEGIRKCKNPPKIWLNSSTATIYRHSLDKEMDEIDGEIGTGFSVDVATSWEKTFFNQQTPKTRKIALRTSIVLGEKGGALPSILNLTKIRLGGKQGNGNQKLSWIHEIDFARSIEFIINTPSIEGVINIVSPKPVTNSVFMKTLRKVMKIPFGVPISKPILQFGARIINTETELVLKSRNVILSKLMNNGFQFLYPELKPALISLI, from the coding sequence ATGAAAAAAATAGTCATAGCAGCAGGGACAGGTTTTCTTGGTAAAGTACTCGTAGCATATTTTAAAACGAAAGCAGAATCTATTATAATTCTAACCCGTGGAAAAAGTAGAACAGAAAATAATGTTCAATTTATTCATTGGAATGCAAAAACCTCTGGGGATTGGATACATGAACTAGAGAATGCAGAAATAGTAATCAATTTAGCTGGCAAATCGGTAGATTGTAGATATACTCAAAAGAATAAAGATCTTATTTTAAATTCAAGAGTGACTTCAACCTCTATTTTGGGAGAAGGTATACGTAAATGCAAAAACCCTCCCAAAATCTGGTTAAATTCATCAACAGCAACTATCTATCGACATTCTTTAGATAAAGAAATGGATGAAATTGATGGAGAAATAGGAACTGGTTTTTCTGTTGATGTTGCTACATCATGGGAAAAAACATTTTTCAACCAACAAACTCCTAAAACCAGAAAAATTGCATTAAGAACCTCTATTGTCTTAGGAGAAAAGGGAGGAGCTTTACCATCAATTCTTAATTTAACCAAAATTAGGTTAGGGGGAAAACAAGGTAATGGGAATCAAAAATTAAGCTGGATACACGAAATAGACTTTGCAAGAAGTATCGAATTTATTATAAATACTCCTAGCATTGAAGGTGTGATAAATATTGTTTCACCTAAACCCGTAACCAATTCAGTCTTTATGAAAACACTTAGAAAAGTTATGAAAATCCCCTTCGGAGTTCCTATTTCAAAACCAATACTTCAATTTGGAGCAAGAATTATTAACACAGAAACCGAACTTGTACTCAAAAGTAGAAATGTAATTCTTTCAAAACTTATGAATAATGGATTTCAGTTCTTGTATCCCGAACTTAAACCAGCATTAATTTCACTTATTTAG
- a CDS encoding SRPBCC family protein, producing MTTIRLTTQIKTPVKEVFDLARSIDFHMISANKTKEKAIAGKTSGLIELGETVTWRGLHFGIYLIHKSIITEYESPNNFTDEMVKGCFKFFKHQHIFYKTAFGTEMIDILEYETPYGILGKLFDNLVLKKHLTQFLSARNQSIKLYLESKNVVKSHHNNYL from the coding sequence ATGACAACTATACGACTAACAACTCAAATAAAAACTCCGGTTAAAGAAGTATTTGATTTAGCTAGGAGTATTGACTTTCACATGATATCGGCAAACAAGACTAAAGAAAAAGCTATTGCAGGAAAAACTTCGGGATTAATCGAATTAGGAGAAACGGTTACCTGGAGAGGGCTACATTTTGGAATTTATCTCATTCACAAAAGTATAATTACCGAGTATGAATCCCCGAATAATTTTACCGATGAAATGGTCAAAGGATGTTTTAAGTTTTTTAAGCATCAACACATTTTTTACAAAACAGCATTTGGAACAGAAATGATCGATATACTCGAATACGAAACACCCTACGGTATTTTAGGTAAATTATTTGATAATCTAGTCCTAAAAAAACATCTTACTCAATTTCTTTCTGCTCGCAATCAATCTATAAAACTGTATTTAGAATCTAAAAATGTAGTAAAATCGCATCATAATAACTATTTGTAA
- a CDS encoding sigma-70 family RNA polymerase sigma factor, whose translation MSTNTIDPNMWVDKYSDYLFNYTIVRVDDKEIAQDLVQETFFAGLKSMKNFKGEASERTWLISILKRKIIDHYRKINSNKGKAEVRMNYTSDSETEGDWLEERVADPFDGNAEGEIENEELGLAIHDCMGKLPQKQAVIFKLKTIQGFDTEAICNEFDITASNLWVIIHRARTAMAECLEKNWF comes from the coding sequence ATGTCAACAAATACCATAGACCCAAATATGTGGGTGGATAAGTACAGTGATTACCTATTCAACTATACCATTGTAAGAGTTGATGATAAAGAAATTGCCCAAGATTTAGTACAGGAAACATTCTTTGCCGGACTTAAATCCATGAAAAATTTTAAAGGCGAAGCTAGTGAACGTACCTGGCTTATTTCTATTCTGAAAAGAAAAATCATCGATCACTATCGTAAAATTAATAGTAACAAAGGTAAAGCAGAGGTAAGAATGAACTATACCTCTGATTCTGAAACTGAAGGCGATTGGTTAGAAGAACGTGTAGCAGATCCTTTTGATGGCAATGCAGAAGGTGAGATCGAAAACGAAGAGTTAGGTCTAGCCATACATGATTGTATGGGAAAATTGCCTCAAAAACAAGCTGTTATTTTTAAATTAAAAACAATACAAGGTTTCGATACTGAAGCTATTTGTAATGAATTTGATATCACTGCGTCTAACTTATGGGTGATCATCCATAGAGCACGTACAGCTATGGCCGAATGTCTAGAAAAAAATTGGTTTTAG